One Deltaproteobacteria bacterium genomic region harbors:
- a CDS encoding dicarboxylate/amino acid:cation symporter encodes MVSHRRMIAALILGAGVGIVANLAAGGAPWLDAVIRNFAQPLGQLFIRLLFMLVIPLLFSALVLGVADLELRHLGRLGARMLGYTVVVSGISVLIGVALVNLLGPGRGLPAAVRELSHGTGIKPAALPAGEGVSAVLLAPVPDNPVKAAATGDLIGLIVFAILFGIALSAAESDASRRLREMLQGLYDVSMKLVEGVLKLAPYGVAALLFVMTARIGPAVIRPIAAYVGVVIIGMDRLLDMCRTTVNVTGDLAAAVYVARGEPAGTPPRALA; translated from the coding sequence ATGGTCTCCCATCGCAGGATGATCGCTGCGCTGATCCTCGGCGCCGGCGTCGGCATCGTCGCAAACCTTGCCGCCGGCGGAGCGCCTTGGCTCGACGCGGTGATTCGAAACTTCGCCCAGCCGCTCGGTCAGCTCTTCATCCGGCTGCTGTTCATGCTGGTCATCCCGCTCCTGTTCTCGGCGCTCGTGCTCGGCGTCGCCGATCTGGAGCTCAGGCACCTCGGCCGCCTCGGAGCGCGGATGCTGGGCTACACGGTGGTGGTCTCGGGCATTTCCGTTCTCATCGGCGTCGCGCTGGTGAACCTGCTCGGACCTGGACGTGGCCTTCCCGCGGCCGTACGCGAGCTGTCCCACGGGACCGGGATCAAACCAGCCGCGCTTCCCGCCGGCGAGGGAGTTTCCGCCGTCCTGCTGGCGCCGGTTCCCGACAACCCGGTCAAGGCCGCTGCGACCGGCGACCTGATCGGGCTCATCGTGTTCGCGATTCTCTTCGGGATCGCGCTCTCCGCCGCGGAAAGCGATGCGTCACGGCGCCTGCGAGAGATGCTCCAGGGCCTCTACGACGTTTCGATGAAGCTGGTGGAAGGCGTGCTCAAGCTGGCGCCTTACGGCGTCGCGGCGCTGCTCTTCGTGATGACGGCGCGAATCGGTCCGGCGGTCATCCGGCCCATCGCGGCGTACGTCGGAGTGGTGATCATCGGCATGGATCGGCTGCTCGACATGTGCCGGACGACGGTCAACGTCACAGGCGACCTCGCCGCCGCCGTCTACGTCGCGCGCGGAGAACCGGCCGGAACCCCACCGAGAGCCCTCGCCTAG
- a CDS encoding DUF2868 domain-containing protein, which translates to MQHMKHGSARARILPPWPGSRNRQRRTLPARSSSGSRERRRRWHFEERVGRSGRFQQDDFEPRRGDHAPRSQDGMRVRGLRRDDAGHVARETARLHQRFVRGELAGVCAGAAVALGVASVMTAAAGSRSGCGEARKAQRVRREEPDADDRKRPAPGKGQSAREQAGTAHVRRVPGRRCRRQATHFPQGCVQRGWYVLPRGTMTLADLVDLEAQLARDRSADPAALEGRDTGSFPEAPRDRGVLIARWLQARRDAEPGQLYPGRAVANVLRGIRAALLIAGLVLGWTAATAVLRYTGEQPVNAWDFLLVFVGLQLLLFAFLIASFLFPVAALGTPLFGLFRGLVAAVYPRLAARAVGANADRLAEWRALWHRLRSRRSLYHHLEPWILLGLTQSFGVAFNVGALLGCLRLIVFSDIAFSWSTTLLQLDAPRFHGLVHALAAPFAWFWPDADPSRALVEATRYSRLEGSYVLSGGGRAAHPELVGGWWPFLLASLAFYGLLPRCLTLGIAAVRGSRLLARLPLDDSEVMRVVRRLSEPRIETRSTQPELAAPQSSHAAPALVPASAASRCTLVLWRDVPALPAVEAAVSRQTRWAIASVQPVGGRDYEEGRIDWTRLANGSDPVVIVAEGWEAPDKAMLRLMRELRRSLGSRRHLVVLLAAVDAAGVRPASTSEVRIWEESLAALEDPYIAVQPLEAAP; encoded by the coding sequence ATGCAACACATGAAACACGGCAGCGCGCGCGCGCGCATTCTTCCTCCTTGGCCGGGATCCAGGAACAGGCAGCGCAGGACGCTGCCGGCACGGTCGTCCTCAGGATCGCGAGAGCGGAGGAGGCGTTGGCACTTCGAAGAAAGGGTCGGAAGGAGCGGGAGATTCCAGCAGGACGATTTCGAGCCGCGGAGGGGTGACCACGCGCCCCGGTCGCAGGACGGCATGCGCGTACGCGGGCTCAGGCGAGACGACGCTGGGCATGTCGCCCGTGAAACCGCACGTCTTCACCAGAGGTTTGTTCGAGGCGAGCTCGCGGGCGTGTGTGCAGGCGCGGCAGTGGCACTTGGCGTCGCCAGTGTGATGACCGCAGCAGCAGGAAGCAGGTCCGGGTGCGGTGAGGCGCGAAAGGCCCAACGTGTTCGCCGCGAAGAGCCAGACGCCGATGATCGCAAGCGCCCGGCACCAGGGAAGGGTCAGAGCGCGCGCGAACAGGCCGGAACCGCCCATGTGCGCCGTGTACCCGGGCGACGATGCCGTCGTCAAGCGACCCATTTCCCGCAAGGCTGTGTGCAACGGGGTTGGTATGTTCTGCCACGAGGAACGATGACGCTCGCCGATCTCGTCGATCTCGAAGCGCAGCTCGCCCGCGACCGGAGCGCGGATCCCGCCGCGCTCGAGGGGCGCGACACGGGCAGCTTTCCGGAGGCACCGCGGGATCGCGGGGTCCTCATCGCGCGTTGGCTGCAAGCGCGCCGGGACGCGGAGCCCGGTCAGCTCTACCCCGGTCGCGCCGTGGCCAACGTATTGCGCGGCATTCGCGCCGCGCTCCTGATCGCCGGGCTCGTGCTCGGATGGACCGCGGCGACGGCGGTGCTGCGCTACACCGGCGAGCAGCCCGTGAACGCCTGGGACTTTCTTCTCGTCTTCGTCGGGCTTCAATTGCTGCTCTTCGCGTTCTTGATCGCGTCGTTTCTCTTCCCGGTCGCCGCCTTGGGCACGCCTCTCTTCGGTCTGTTCCGCGGCCTGGTAGCGGCGGTGTATCCACGGCTTGCCGCCCGGGCGGTCGGGGCCAACGCAGACCGGCTCGCGGAGTGGCGCGCGCTCTGGCACCGGCTGCGCAGCCGCCGGTCGCTCTATCATCACCTCGAGCCCTGGATCCTGCTCGGTCTCACCCAGTCATTCGGGGTCGCCTTCAACGTCGGAGCGCTGCTCGGTTGCCTGCGGCTGATCGTGTTCTCCGACATCGCGTTCTCTTGGAGCACGACGCTGCTCCAGCTCGACGCGCCCCGGTTCCACGGTTTGGTGCACGCGCTGGCAGCCCCGTTTGCCTGGTTCTGGCCCGATGCGGACCCTTCGCGCGCCCTGGTGGAGGCGACGCGCTACTCGCGGCTCGAAGGATCTTACGTTCTCTCAGGGGGAGGCCGCGCGGCACATCCCGAGCTCGTCGGCGGCTGGTGGCCGTTCCTTCTCGCGTCGCTCGCCTTCTACGGTCTCTTGCCGAGATGCCTGACGCTCGGCATCGCCGCGGTCCGCGGATCGCGGCTGTTGGCGCGGCTTCCGCTCGACGATTCCGAGGTGATGCGCGTGGTTCGCCGGCTTTCGGAGCCGCGCATCGAGACGCGTAGCACGCAGCCGGAGCTGGCTGCGCCGCAGTCTTCGCACGCCGCACCGGCGCTGGTCCCCGCGAGCGCCGCCAGCCGGTGCACCCTCGTTCTGTGGCGCGACGTACCCGCGCTTCCCGCGGTGGAGGCCGCAGTTTCACGGCAGACCAGGTGGGCCATCGCCTCCGTCCAGCCCGTGGGCGGACGCGACTATGAGGAAGGCCGCATCGACTGGACCCGGCTTGCGAATGGATCCGATCCGGTGGTGATCGTCGCGGAGGGATGGGAAGCGCCGGACAAGGCCATGCTCAGGCTGATGCGGGAGCTTCGCCGTTCGCTGGGATCGCGCCGCCACCTCGTGGTGCTCCTGGCGGCCGTCGACGCGGCCGGCGTCCGCCCGGCTTCCACTTCGGAAGTGCGCATCTGGGAAGAGAGCCTCGCTGCGCTGGAAGACCCGTACATCGCCGTGCAGCCGCTGGAGGCTGCGCCATGA
- a CDS encoding DUF3482 domain-containing protein: MNDPPRFAVVGRVNKGKSSIVATLAEDDTVRIDPRPGTTTEVREYPVRVDGRTLFVLVDTPGFEDAPRALAWLRSRQVSAADRPARVAELLRAYQGTGEFADERKLLAPILAGANVLYVVDGTRPFRRNYEAEMEILRWTGRPGMALVNRIGDEDYGLEWHRALDQYFKMVRDFDAFSVSFEERLKLLESFRELRPESRAAIDEAITALTAQRRRRRADAGSEIADLLLDELTHTEEIAVAHEAALEAERDRLERSFHDHLREREEKARRRVEALYAHGEVRFETTSLDRPIFQQDLFAEETWRLLGLAPVELVAASTLAGAAVGGAVDALVGGASLLAGTAIGGAVGGATALFGLGRRYASVRQIGPGGIAGWWSAARRYWEGGRRFRIGPHAQPNFPWVLLDRALLHYDSVVRRTHARRGTIPISDGTGRAGVVAELARADRRNLEDLFRKIRRSAADPPRELRDSLEWFVGRVLQRIDPLPGDSEVPPA, translated from the coding sequence ATGAACGACCCTCCGCGCTTTGCGGTGGTGGGACGGGTGAACAAGGGCAAATCGAGCATCGTGGCCACCCTCGCGGAAGACGACACCGTCCGGATCGATCCCCGTCCGGGAACCACCACCGAAGTCCGCGAATATCCGGTGCGCGTGGACGGCCGTACGCTGTTCGTGCTGGTGGACACGCCGGGATTCGAGGACGCGCCCCGCGCCCTGGCGTGGCTTCGATCCCGGCAGGTGTCCGCCGCCGATCGTCCCGCCCGCGTGGCGGAGCTGCTCCGCGCATACCAGGGCACCGGCGAGTTCGCGGACGAGCGCAAGCTTCTCGCGCCGATCCTCGCCGGAGCGAACGTGCTGTACGTCGTCGATGGCACGCGGCCCTTCCGGCGCAACTACGAAGCGGAGATGGAGATCCTGCGCTGGACCGGACGGCCCGGGATGGCGCTCGTCAACCGCATCGGCGATGAGGACTACGGCCTCGAGTGGCACCGAGCCCTGGATCAGTACTTCAAGATGGTGCGCGACTTCGACGCCTTCTCCGTCAGCTTCGAAGAGCGGTTGAAGTTGCTCGAATCGTTCCGCGAGCTCCGGCCGGAGTCCCGCGCCGCCATCGACGAGGCGATCACGGCGCTGACGGCGCAGCGGCGGCGCCGCCGCGCGGATGCGGGCAGCGAGATCGCGGACCTCCTGCTCGACGAGCTCACGCACACGGAGGAGATCGCCGTCGCGCACGAAGCGGCGCTGGAGGCGGAGCGCGACCGGCTGGAGCGCAGCTTCCATGACCACCTCAGGGAGCGCGAAGAGAAGGCGCGTCGGCGCGTCGAGGCTCTCTACGCGCATGGCGAAGTCCGCTTCGAGACGACGTCGCTCGATCGGCCCATCTTCCAGCAGGACCTCTTCGCCGAAGAGACGTGGAGGTTGCTCGGTCTCGCTCCCGTAGAGCTCGTTGCGGCGAGCACGCTGGCCGGCGCCGCGGTGGGCGGCGCGGTCGACGCGCTCGTCGGCGGAGCGAGCCTGCTCGCCGGAACGGCCATCGGCGGCGCAGTCGGAGGCGCTACCGCACTCTTCGGTCTCGGCCGTCGGTACGCGAGCGTGCGGCAGATCGGGCCCGGCGGCATCGCGGGATGGTGGAGCGCCGCGCGGCGTTATTGGGAAGGCGGCCGACGCTTTCGCATCGGTCCCCATGCGCAGCCGAACTTTCCCTGGGTGCTGCTCGATCGGGCGCTCTTGCATTACGACAGCGTGGTCCGCAGGACGCACGCCCGGCGAGGCACCATTCCGATTTCCGACGGCACCGGACGCGCAGGCGTGGTCGCGGAGCTCGCGCGCGCGGACCGGCGCAATCTCGAGGATCTGTTTCGCAAGATCCGCCGCTCCGCCGCCGATCCGCCCCGCGAGCTGCGCGACTCGCTGGAGTGGTTCGTCGGCCGGGTGCTGCAGCGGATCGACCCGCTTCCGGGTGACTCGGAAGTCCCTCCTGCCTGA